The following are from one region of the Rhinoraja longicauda isolate Sanriku21f chromosome 11, sRhiLon1.1, whole genome shotgun sequence genome:
- the ankrd45 gene encoding ankyrin repeat domain-containing protein 45, with protein sequence MKSADRGQKSGMKSASKSNTVKEKTVPNNDDSVNAEDLELENRNNFLSSVLTGDAENLHKCFVDADDPNSEKTNQLLNIHDDIGRNALFAAAILGHSEVIQELVTRGANVNEQTSRGYTPLHCAAAWGKQESLKALVGLGANIRITNFRGEKPCDIAKRYSMTDCLEFLDWAEGKLILELYINNVQETITDLEKSQGKLTKPDRTAYANACRAKSEWLLMSQNASVDEFEEQKKQLELIVEPIITKLTSISPQPSRLSKQTISS encoded by the exons ATGAAGAGCGCAGATCGCGGCCAGAAATCAG gCATGAAATCGGCTAGTAAAAGTAACACTGTTAAAGAAAAGACTGTCCCAAACAATGATGATTCAGTAAATGCTGAAGATCTTGAACTAGAAAACAGGAACAACTTTCTTAGCAGTGTGCTCACAGGAGATGCTGAGAACCTACACAAGTGTTTCGTAGATGCAGATGATCCAAATTCTGAAAAAACAAATCAATTGTTAAATATACATGATGACATTGGCAGAAATGCTCTCTTTGCAGCTGCCATCCTAGGTCATTCTGAAGTTATTCAAGAGTTGGTGACACGAGGAGCAAATGTGAATGAGCAAACCAGCCGAG GCTATACCCCTTTACATTGTGCCGCTGCATGGGGGAAACAAGAGAGCCTAAAAGCTTTGGTGGGCCTTGGAGCAAACATTCGAATAACCAACTTCAGAGGTGAAAAACCATGTGACATAGCTAAGCGATATTCGATGACTGATTGCTTAGAGTTTCTAGACTGGGCAG AAGGCAAACTCATTTTGGAATTGTATATTAATAATGTCCAGGAAACTATTACTGATCTTGAAAAGTCACAAGGCAAGCTGACTAAGCCTGATAGG ACTGCCTATGCAAATGCCTGCCGAGCAAAATCCGAATGGCTTCTTATGTCACAGAATGCTTCCGTAGATGAATTTGAGGAACAAAAGAAACAGTTAGAGTTGATTGTGGAACCAATCATTACCAAACTAACATCAATAT CTCCTCAGCCCTCAAGATTATCCAAACAAACAATATCTTCATAG
- the gtpbp3 gene encoding 5-taurinomethyluridine-[tRNA] synthase subunit GTPB3, mitochondrial → MALVLWFPGPHSFTGEDCCEFHVHGGSAVVGGVLQALGGLPGLHPAEAGEFTKRAFQNGKLDLTEVEGLGDLIHAETEAQRRQALRQMSGDLGELYRGWSERLTRCLAHAEAYIDFSEDDNIEEGILNTVDSDVHVLQREIDSHLCDSRRGERLREGVHVTIVGVTNVGKSSLLNAICQKPTAIVSPVAGTTRDVVEAALNIGGYPILLSDTAGLRETSDIVEQEGVRRARQRLNQADVVVVVVDATELPTHLTDAVHFLQDYLGKVILHKPNEDWDKSSPGLVDWIVVCNKMDLVRVEGFNKLPVILKEHGLPQVCMLSCKTGNGFDDFLHLLGEKVEKMCGNPLAGNPSLTQARHRLHLQNCAHYLMQYHQHRELDIVIAAEYLRMALRELGKITGKIGIEDILEVIFKNFCIGK, encoded by the coding sequence ATGGCCCTGGTGCTGTGGTTTCCAGGCCCACACAGCTTTACTGGAGAGGATTGCTGCGAGTTTCACGTCCACGGTGGATCAGCGGTAGTCGGTGGAGTACTTCAGGCCCTGGGAGGCTTGCCTGGGCTGCACCCAGCTGAAGCAGGGGAGTTCACAAAGCGTGCTTTTCAGAATGGGAAACTGGACTTGACTGAGGTGGAGGGCCTGGGAGACCTCATTCACGCTGAAACAGAAGCCCAAAGAAGACAGGCACTAAGGCAGATGTCTGGCGACCTGGGGGAGCTTTATCGTGGCTGGAGTGAGAGGCTAACTCGATGTCTGGCTCATGCAGAAGCTTACATTGATTTCAGCGAAGATGACAACATTGAGGAGGGCATACTTAACACAGTTGACAGTGATGTGCATGTGTTGCAGAGAGAGATTGACAGTCACCTGTGTGACAGTCGCCGAGGCGAAAGGTTGAGGGAGGGAGTTCATGTTACGATAGTCGGGGTGACAAATGTCGGCAAGAGTAGCCTTTTGAATGCAATTTGTCAAAAACCCACTGCCATAGTGTCACCTGTAGCGGGAACAACGCGAGATGTTGTGGAGGCGGCCCTGAACATTGGAGGGTACCCCATACTTTTGAGTGACACGGCAGGACTCCGAGAAACATCTGACATCGTCGAGCAGGAAGGCGTGAGGCGTGCGCGGCAGAGGTTGAATCAGGCGGATGTTGTCGTTGTGGTAGTGGATGCCACGGAGCTCCCAACACACTTGACTGATGCAGTCCACTTTCTCCAAGATTATCTAGGCAAAGTAATTTTGCATAAACCTAACGAGGATTGGGATAAGTCCAGCCCAGGACTGGTGGACTGGATTGTAGTTTGTAATAAGATGGATCTGGTTCGGGTGGAGGGCTTCAATAAGCTGCCCGTAATTCTTAAAGAACATGGACTGCCTCAGGTGTGCATGCTGTCATGTAAAACCGGCAATGGTTTTGATGACTTCCTACATCTCCTCGGTGAAAAAGTTGAAAAAATGTGTGGGAACCCCTTGGCTGGAAATCCTAGCCTGACGCAGGCCCGTCATCGGCTGCACCTCCAGAACTGTGCCCATTATCTGATGCAATATCACCAGCATCGAGAGCTGGACATTGTCATAGCTGCAGAGTATCTCAGAATGGCATTAAGAGAACTTGGAAAGATCACTGGAAAAATTGGAATTGAAGATATCCTGGAAGTTATATTCAAGAATTTCTGCATTGGTAAATAA